One region of Gammaproteobacteria bacterium genomic DNA includes:
- the ligA gene encoding NAD-dependent DNA ligase LigA — MVSKDVARRVAFLREQVNEHNFRYYVLDEPTIPDAEYNRLLRELEGLEAQYPELATPDSPTQRIGAEPLDTFSEIRHEVPMLSLGNAFDDGKVRDFDHRLRDRLGVDELEYACETKLDGLAVSLRYERGKLVRAATRGDGTIGEDVTQNVRTIKSVPLSLRGRGFPQVLEVRGEVFMTRDGFRALNEMQSKHGQKLFANPRNAAAGSLRQLDPRVTAERPLDMFCYGTGVVEGGELPDRHSDILAGLTDWGLKVSSELVVVKGAEGCLAYYRRMAAVRHDLGYAIDGVVYKVNLIQQQQALGYRTRAPRWAVAHKFPPEEELTKVLAIDVQVGRTGALTPVARLEPVIVGGATVTNATLHNEDEIKRKDVMVGDTVIVRRAGDVIPEIVQVVKERRPKSARRYRMPKRCPICNSEVVRVAGEAASRCTGGLYCAAQRMQAILHFASRRAMDIEGLGDKLVEQLVEAGYVQTVADLYGLQVEQLAGLPRMGAKSAANLVHALEKSKSTTWVRFLYALGIRDVGEATTEILARHFGSLKALQEADIETLQQVPDVGPVVAGNISVFFRQAHNRAVLKRLLDAGIRWEDPPRMAPGQGKLSGQTFVLTGTLKSMTRDEAKKRLQALGAKIASSISKNTTYVVVGGDPGSKLARAEQLGVPLLKEQALVDLLKRG; from the coding sequence ATGGTGAGTAAGGATGTCGCTCGACGCGTAGCGTTTTTGCGCGAGCAAGTCAACGAACATAATTTCCGCTATTACGTGTTGGATGAACCCACGATCCCGGATGCCGAATATAACCGCCTGCTGAGGGAGTTAGAAGGGTTGGAGGCGCAGTACCCCGAGTTAGCCACGCCGGACTCACCCACACAGCGTATCGGTGCAGAGCCACTAGATACCTTTAGCGAGATTCGCCATGAGGTACCGATGCTTTCCCTTGGTAATGCATTTGATGACGGGAAAGTGCGAGATTTTGACCACCGTTTGCGCGATCGCCTCGGGGTTGATGAGTTGGAGTATGCCTGCGAGACCAAACTTGATGGCCTAGCAGTTAGTCTGCGGTACGAAAGAGGCAAGCTGGTGCGTGCGGCAACACGTGGTGATGGAACAATTGGAGAAGACGTCACCCAGAATGTCCGCACTATAAAAAGTGTCCCGTTGAGCCTCCGCGGACGTGGGTTCCCACAAGTTCTGGAAGTGCGCGGTGAAGTCTTCATGACCCGCGACGGTTTTCGCGCCCTGAATGAGATGCAGTCAAAGCATGGCCAGAAGCTTTTTGCGAACCCGCGGAATGCCGCCGCCGGTAGCCTGCGCCAGCTCGACCCCCGGGTCACGGCTGAGCGGCCACTTGATATGTTCTGCTACGGCACCGGCGTTGTGGAGGGCGGCGAGCTGCCGGACCGTCACAGTGACATCCTCGCCGGTCTCACGGACTGGGGACTCAAAGTTTCCAGCGAGCTGGTCGTCGTTAAAGGTGCAGAAGGGTGCCTTGCCTACTACCGTCGCATGGCGGCGGTTCGGCATGATTTGGGGTACGCCATTGATGGTGTCGTATATAAAGTCAATTTGATCCAGCAACAGCAGGCGCTAGGCTACCGTACCCGGGCACCGCGCTGGGCCGTTGCCCACAAGTTTCCTCCCGAAGAAGAGTTGACCAAGGTCTTAGCTATCGACGTGCAGGTCGGTCGCACGGGTGCCTTGACCCCGGTCGCACGACTCGAACCCGTCATCGTCGGGGGGGCAACGGTCACCAATGCGACGCTGCACAACGAGGATGAGATAAAACGCAAGGATGTGATGGTTGGGGATACAGTGATCGTGCGCAGGGCTGGTGATGTGATTCCCGAGATCGTGCAGGTTGTTAAGGAGCGACGCCCAAAATCCGCACGGCGGTATCGAATGCCCAAGCGGTGTCCAATATGCAATTCAGAGGTGGTCAGAGTAGCCGGGGAGGCGGCCTCGCGCTGCACGGGCGGCCTTTATTGCGCCGCTCAGCGAATGCAGGCGATCTTGCACTTTGCCTCGCGCCGCGCCATGGACATCGAAGGGTTAGGGGACAAGCTCGTCGAACAACTCGTCGAAGCAGGTTATGTACAAACAGTTGCAGACCTTTATGGCTTACAGGTTGAACAATTAGCGGGGCTCCCGCGCATGGGAGCCAAATCAGCCGCAAATCTTGTGCACGCGCTGGAAAAGAGCAAGTCAACCACATGGGTGCGATTCCTCTACGCATTAGGTATTCGTGATGTGGGTGAGGCCACGACTGAGATCTTGGCAAGGCATTTCGGTTCCCTGAAGGCCCTACAGGAAGCAGATATAGAAACGCTGCAGCAGGTTCCGGATGTTGGGCCGGTGGTAGCAGGCAACATCTCGGTTTTTTTTCGCCAGGCACATAATCGGGCCGTGCTCAAGCGATTATTGGATGCCGGCATCCGATGGGAAGACCCACCGCGGATGGCACCGGGGCAAGGGAAACTCAGTGGCCAAACATTCGTATTGACGGGCACATTGAAGTCGATGACCCGAGACGAGGCCAAGAAGCGCCTGCAGGCCCTTGGCGCCAAGATCGCCTCCAGCATATCAAAGAACACCACCTACGTGGTGGTGGGCGGCGATCCGGGTAGCAAGCTTGCGCGGGCCGAGCAGCTCGGGGTCCCTTTACTAAAGGAACAGGCGCTAGTGGACTTGCTGAAAAGGGGATGA
- the zipA gene encoding cell division protein ZipA encodes MNDLRLILLGVGLLLIAGIYLWENAKVHRAKPGSEPRVNEAGDLIDLVIAPQPDDDKHGRAALSDLDRPLMAFKFNEAAQVTSADFITMAPEAALSDEAHTSDERHAGDTSRIGQQDLNEEHIILLYVTAADGKTYRGTEIVKAVEEVGMTYGSMGIFHHYGVDSELSEQPLFSLANMLEPGHFDLTHVETLITRGLAVFMRLPGPMRAKDIFSLMLDVTKRLADVLGGDVRSADHQLLKENDIKAIHARIASIGGEQ; translated from the coding sequence ATGAATGACCTGCGGTTGATACTGTTAGGCGTCGGTTTGCTCCTCATCGCAGGCATTTACCTTTGGGAGAATGCTAAGGTGCATCGTGCCAAACCCGGTAGCGAGCCTCGGGTCAATGAAGCAGGGGATCTGATCGATCTGGTAATAGCTCCCCAGCCTGATGACGATAAGCACGGCAGGGCTGCACTGAGTGACCTTGACCGTCCACTGATGGCATTCAAATTCAATGAGGCCGCCCAGGTTACTTCAGCCGATTTCATTACCATGGCGCCCGAGGCCGCGCTGAGCGATGAAGCGCACACATCAGATGAGCGTCATGCAGGTGATACATCACGCATTGGACAACAGGATCTAAATGAAGAGCACATCATCTTGCTATATGTCACAGCCGCAGATGGTAAGACCTACCGGGGAACTGAAATTGTGAAGGCGGTGGAGGAAGTAGGAATGACCTATGGGTCCATGGGCATATTCCACCACTATGGTGTTGATAGCGAATTATCCGAGCAACCATTATTTAGCCTGGCGAATATGTTGGAGCCGGGTCACTTCGATCTCACCCACGTAGAAACCCTCATTACGCGGGGGCTTGCTGTTTTCATGCGCTTGCCTGGGCCGATGCGAGCAAAAGATATATTCTCACTCATGTTAGACGTCACGAAGCGCCTTGCTGATGTGCTTGGTGGCGATGTGCGGAGTGCGGATCATCAATTGCTTAAAGAAAACGATATCAAAGCGATTCATGCCAGGATTGCATCCATTGGCGGCGAACAGTAA